The following coding sequences lie in one Streptomyces venezuelae genomic window:
- a CDS encoding pyridoxal-phosphate dependent enzyme — MTATVTPTHTVTAPVHDHITDAIKAPDLLRLSDNVVLARFETLKVYAALGAVRTLLERGTVTPGQTLVDSSSGIYALALAMACHRYGLHCHIVASTTVDATMRAQLEVLGATVDQMPPSEDLRLDQEGRVRRVRRLLAERPGMHWMRQYHDAVHYTGYREFAALVDRALPGVPLTVVGAVGTGSSSGGLVEALRGRDRDVRLLGVQPFGSVTFGSERFSDPEAIIAGIGSSIPFDNVHHDLYDTLHWLDFRHAMAGAVGLLRDHAVFAGLSTGAGHLVAGWEAARDPERTHLVIGADTGHRYTDRVFARHREALDPRTLKPHQITDLADLTPPWSAMEWNRRRYEVRGGDGGGGVPAPTKAQLVRETHPLMLAGDGPLGATHQEDQAR; from the coding sequence GTGACGGCGACAGTGACCCCCACGCACACCGTCACCGCCCCGGTCCACGACCACATCACCGACGCGATAAAGGCCCCGGACCTGCTGCGCCTGTCCGACAACGTCGTCCTCGCCCGCTTCGAGACCCTCAAGGTGTACGCCGCCCTCGGCGCCGTCCGCACGCTGCTCGAACGCGGAACCGTCACACCGGGACAGACCCTCGTCGACAGCTCCAGCGGCATCTACGCGCTCGCCCTGGCCATGGCCTGCCACCGCTACGGCCTGCACTGCCACATCGTCGCCTCCACCACGGTCGACGCCACGATGCGCGCCCAGCTGGAGGTGCTCGGCGCCACCGTGGACCAGATGCCGCCCTCGGAGGACCTGCGGCTCGACCAGGAGGGCAGGGTCCGGCGCGTCCGCCGGCTGCTGGCCGAGCGGCCCGGCATGCACTGGATGCGGCAGTACCACGACGCCGTCCACTACACCGGCTACCGGGAGTTCGCCGCGCTCGTCGACCGCGCGCTGCCCGGCGTACCGCTGACCGTCGTCGGGGCCGTGGGCACGGGATCGTCGAGCGGCGGCCTCGTCGAGGCGCTGCGCGGACGCGACCGTGACGTACGCCTGCTGGGCGTGCAGCCCTTCGGCAGCGTCACGTTCGGCAGCGAGCGGTTCAGCGACCCCGAGGCGATCATCGCCGGGATCGGCAGCTCCATCCCCTTCGACAACGTCCACCACGACCTGTACGACACCCTCCACTGGCTCGACTTCCGGCACGCCATGGCGGGTGCGGTGGGACTGCTGCGCGACCATGCGGTGTTCGCCGGTCTCTCGACGGGTGCGGGGCACCTGGTCGCGGGCTGGGAGGCCGCGCGCGACCCCGAGCGCACCCACCTCGTCATCGGCGCCGACACCGGACACCGCTACACCGACCGCGTCTTCGCCCGCCACCGCGAGGCACTCGACCCGCGCACGCTGAAACCGCACCAGATCACCGACCTCGCGGACCTCACTCCGCCCTGGTCGGCGATGGAGTGGAACCGGCGCCGGTACGAGGTACGGGGTGGCGACGGCGGGGGAGGCGTACCCGCGCCGACCAAGGCGCAGCTCGTACGGGAGACACATCCGCTCATGCTCGCGGGCGACGGCCC